One genomic segment of Occultella kanbiaonis includes these proteins:
- a CDS encoding nucleotidyltransferase family protein, translated as MLDDDRLQDLADDLCQVAGVRAVALGGSRARGTHRPDSDFDLGIYYEGDLDLVALEHLAARWADAPVRVTAPGGWGPRVDGGAWLTIRGTAVDWIFRDRHRVAEQCERARRGEFGFHAQAGHPLGFLDVSYAGEIATCVRLRDDDALLAELSQRVSPYPEALRTAMLTNLWQVDFLLDAAEKGAKALDVAYVTLCLTTAAMLTAHGWHALAGRWVTNEKALVPGVARLPVDAHGFSDLVAAILGSVGATNPAELHHSIAAMRAAPRPSRE; from the coding sequence GTGCTCGACGACGACCGCCTCCAGGACCTTGCCGACGATCTGTGCCAGGTAGCAGGCGTGCGCGCCGTCGCGCTCGGCGGGAGCCGTGCCCGCGGCACCCATCGCCCGGACTCGGACTTCGACCTCGGCATCTACTACGAGGGAGACCTCGATCTGGTTGCGCTCGAGCATCTCGCCGCGCGTTGGGCCGATGCCCCTGTGCGCGTCACGGCGCCCGGTGGTTGGGGGCCCCGGGTCGACGGCGGTGCGTGGCTCACCATCCGCGGGACCGCCGTGGACTGGATCTTCCGCGACCGGCATCGAGTGGCCGAGCAGTGCGAACGAGCACGCAGAGGAGAGTTCGGTTTCCACGCGCAGGCCGGCCACCCGTTGGGATTCCTGGACGTCTCCTACGCGGGTGAGATCGCCACGTGTGTCCGGCTGCGCGACGACGATGCGCTCCTCGCCGAGCTGTCCCAACGAGTATCGCCATATCCTGAGGCGTTGCGGACCGCCATGCTCACGAACCTGTGGCAGGTGGACTTTCTGCTCGATGCAGCAGAGAAGGGTGCGAAGGCCCTCGACGTCGCCTACGTCACGCTCTGCCTGACGACGGCGGCGATGCTGACGGCGCATGGCTGGCATGCTCTCGCCGGCCGGTGGGTCACCAACGAGAAGGCACTCGTACCAGGCGTCGCGCGTCTCCCCGTCGATGCTCACGGTTTCAGCGACCTGGTCGCCGCCATCCTCGGGTCCGTCGGGGCGACGAACCCCGCTGAGCTCCATCACTCGATCGCCGCGATGCGCGCGGCGCCTCGCCCGAGCCGCGAGTAG
- the cysK gene encoding cysteine synthase A, with protein sequence MARIYDNATALIGNTPLVRLNRLTEGVGATVLAKLEFYNPANSVKDRIGVAIVDAAEASGELQPGGTIIEATSGNTGIALAFVGAARGYDVVLTMPETMSNERKMLLKAYGAELILTPGAEGMKGAVARAEAIAAERPGSILARQFANEANPEIHRRTTAEEIWNDTDGAVDIVVAGIGTGGTITGVGQVLKERKPGVQIIAVEPAESPILNGGQPGPHKIQGLGANFVPEILDTSIYDEVIDVNAETAVKVARRAATEEGLLVGISSGAAIDAALQVAARPENAGKTIVVVIPSFGERYLSTILFADLAE encoded by the coding sequence ATGGCCCGCATCTACGACAACGCGACCGCACTGATCGGCAACACGCCCCTGGTGCGGCTGAACCGCCTCACCGAGGGCGTCGGCGCCACCGTGCTCGCCAAGCTCGAGTTCTACAACCCGGCGAACAGCGTCAAGGACCGGATCGGTGTGGCCATCGTGGATGCTGCCGAGGCCTCCGGCGAGCTCCAGCCGGGCGGCACGATCATCGAGGCGACCAGCGGCAACACCGGCATCGCGCTGGCGTTCGTCGGCGCCGCCCGCGGCTACGACGTGGTGCTGACCATGCCCGAGACGATGTCGAACGAGCGCAAGATGCTGCTCAAGGCCTACGGCGCCGAGCTGATCCTGACCCCGGGCGCCGAGGGCATGAAGGGCGCGGTCGCCCGCGCCGAGGCCATCGCGGCCGAGCGGCCCGGCTCGATCCTGGCGCGCCAGTTCGCGAACGAGGCCAACCCCGAGATCCACCGCCGCACCACGGCCGAGGAGATCTGGAACGACACCGACGGCGCCGTCGACATCGTGGTGGCCGGCATCGGCACCGGCGGCACCATCACCGGCGTCGGGCAGGTCCTCAAGGAGCGCAAGCCCGGGGTGCAGATCATCGCGGTCGAGCCCGCCGAGTCACCGATCCTCAACGGCGGCCAGCCAGGTCCGCACAAGATCCAGGGCCTCGGCGCGAACTTCGTGCCGGAGATCCTGGACACCTCGATCTACGACGAGGTCATCGACGTCAACGCCGAGACCGCCGTCAAGGTGGCCCGCCGCGCCGCGACCGAGGAGGGTCTGCTGGTGGGCATCTCCTCCGGCGCCGCGATCGACGCCGCCCTGCAGGTCGCGGCCCGCCCGGAGAACGCCGGAAAGACGATCGTGGTCGTGATCCCGTCCTTCGGCGAGCGCTACCTGTCCACGATCCTGTTCGCGGACCTCGCCGAGTAA
- a CDS encoding cellulase family glycosylhydrolase has product MKRSIPSSITALAVGLALALGTAMPVAADPPDQNSAPTFAERTVAAMQPGWNLGNTFDAVGADETAWGNPRVTPELIAAVADQGFHSIRLPVTLGQHEGAAPDHTIEPEFLDRIAEVVDWALAEDLYVMLDLHHDSWMWTNQMAARGAEVRAQFTATWEQLAERFVDYPSELVFESLNEPQFADVTDEDAYALLHELNVIFHDVVRSSGGENSDRLLVLPTLHTNDEQPRLDALLATFDALDDENLAATVHYYGYWPFSVNIAGGTRFDEVAQQHMRDMFTRVNDSLITQGIPVIIGEYGLLGFDRHTGTIEQGEKLKFFEQFGQEARRTGATTMLWDNGQHLDRTALTWRDPELFARISTSWTTQSATASTDQVFVRPGAVTAQEVILDLDRHRFIGLYLDGEGLRRGRDYLIEGETLTLTAALLRSIVAGGELGERAELTAAFSRGLGLPWRIDVIAYETPSPADATGTTEDFAIPTQFNGDRLATMEARYADDGSNAGPNNWTPFKEFDQTFAPDAAAGEIVLRPAFFAEVEDGRAVELTFHFWSGEQVRYTVARDGTVVLGTTND; this is encoded by the coding sequence GTGAAGAGATCGATCCCGTCCTCCATCACCGCGCTGGCCGTAGGGCTGGCACTCGCGCTGGGCACCGCGATGCCCGTCGCGGCCGACCCGCCGGACCAGAATTCCGCACCGACGTTCGCGGAGCGCACCGTGGCCGCGATGCAGCCGGGATGGAACCTCGGCAACACCTTCGACGCCGTCGGCGCGGACGAGACCGCCTGGGGCAATCCACGCGTCACGCCCGAACTGATCGCCGCCGTGGCCGACCAGGGATTCCACAGCATTCGACTCCCGGTGACCCTCGGCCAGCACGAGGGTGCCGCGCCGGACCACACCATCGAGCCCGAGTTCCTCGACCGCATCGCCGAGGTCGTGGACTGGGCCCTCGCCGAGGACCTCTACGTGATGCTCGACCTGCACCACGACTCCTGGATGTGGACGAATCAGATGGCCGCACGAGGAGCCGAGGTGCGAGCACAGTTCACCGCCACCTGGGAACAGCTCGCCGAGCGCTTCGTCGACTACCCCTCCGAGCTGGTGTTCGAGAGCCTCAACGAGCCGCAGTTCGCCGACGTCACCGACGAGGATGCCTACGCGCTGCTGCACGAGCTCAACGTCATCTTCCACGACGTCGTCCGCTCCTCCGGCGGCGAGAACTCCGACCGCCTGCTCGTGCTCCCGACGCTGCACACGAACGACGAACAGCCGCGGCTGGACGCCCTGCTCGCCACCTTCGACGCCCTGGACGACGAGAACCTTGCCGCGACCGTGCACTACTACGGCTATTGGCCGTTCAGCGTGAACATCGCCGGCGGTACCCGCTTCGACGAGGTCGCTCAACAGCACATGCGGGACATGTTCACCCGGGTCAACGACTCGCTGATCACCCAGGGCATCCCGGTGATCATCGGCGAGTACGGCCTGCTCGGCTTCGACCGCCACACCGGGACCATCGAGCAGGGCGAGAAGCTGAAGTTCTTCGAGCAGTTCGGCCAGGAGGCTCGCCGTACCGGTGCCACGACCATGCTGTGGGACAACGGTCAGCATCTCGACCGCACCGCCCTGACCTGGCGGGACCCGGAGCTGTTCGCCCGCATCTCCACGAGCTGGACCACACAGTCCGCCACGGCGTCGACCGACCAGGTGTTCGTGCGTCCGGGCGCGGTCACGGCGCAGGAGGTCATCCTCGACCTGGACCGCCATCGGTTCATCGGGCTCTACCTCGACGGCGAAGGGCTCCGCAGGGGCAGGGACTACCTGATCGAGGGTGAGACGCTCACGCTGACCGCCGCCCTGCTGCGCTCGATCGTGGCCGGCGGCGAACTGGGCGAGCGCGCCGAGCTCACCGCTGCCTTCTCCCGCGGACTGGGCCTGCCCTGGCGGATCGACGTGATCGCATACGAGACACCCTCACCTGCCGACGCCACGGGCACGACGGAGGACTTCGCGATCCCCACGCAGTTCAACGGGGATCGGCTGGCCACCATGGAGGCGCGGTACGCAGACGATGGATCCAACGCCGGCCCGAACAACTGGACGCCCTTCAAGGAGTTCGACCAGACGTTCGCGCCGGACGCGGCCGCGGGTGAGATCGTGCTCCGCCCGGCGTTCTTCGCCGAGGTCGAGGACGGCCGCGCCGTCGAACTGACCTTCCACTTCTGGAGTGGCGAGCAGGTCCGGTACACGGTGGCTCGCGATGGAACCGTCGTTCTCGGGACCACGAACGACTGA
- a CDS encoding M13 family metallopeptidase, whose product MTISIADATSHEANRAAMDTGVRPQDDLYRHVNGSWLASHTIPADRGRDGTFHLLHDQAEQDVRTIITEAASVPADDPAADEAAKIAAVFASFMGSERIEALGTNPLTPDLEPVTAAHTREQLTRALGGLQRTGVGGGVGLFVENDADDPTRYVVYLTQSGLGLPDEAYYRDDTHAQVRTAYVAHVAAMLALAGVVTEAEAHGAAERIMALETKLAAGHWDNVRSRDAQATHNPSTLAALAEQAPGFDWALWAGALGAPEGAMADLIVRQPSYLAAFAETWATEDVDLWRLWLTWRVIRSRAAYLPEAFVEENFDFYGRTLTGAQEVRERWKRGVSLVEGVLGEAIGKIYVSRHFPPSHKDAMDTLVADLIEAYRRSITELDWMSPATRERALAKLDAFTPKIGYPAKWRDYSALAVDETDLIGNVRAASAFETDYELGKIGKPIDRDEWFMPPQMVNAYYNPAMNEIVFPAAILQPPFFDADADAATNYGAIGAVIGHEIGHGFDDQGSRYDGEGRLHDWWEASDREEFEKRTKVLIDQYGAISPAQLNGSHHVNGALTIGENIGDIGGLGIAIKAYRIALERQGRTEGEVIDGESDLERLFFSWARGWRLKARDEEMIRLLSIDPHSPDEVRCNAVVRNIDEFHTTFGVRPGDGMWLEESERVRIW is encoded by the coding sequence ATGACGATCTCAATAGCCGACGCCACGTCCCACGAGGCCAACCGCGCAGCCATGGACACCGGCGTCCGTCCCCAGGACGACCTCTACCGACACGTGAACGGTTCCTGGCTCGCCTCCCACACCATTCCCGCGGACCGCGGCAGGGACGGCACCTTCCACCTGCTCCATGACCAGGCCGAGCAGGATGTCCGCACGATCATCACCGAGGCCGCGAGCGTTCCCGCCGACGACCCTGCCGCCGACGAGGCCGCGAAGATCGCCGCCGTCTTCGCCTCCTTCATGGGAAGCGAGCGGATCGAGGCGCTCGGCACGAACCCGTTGACCCCGGACCTCGAGCCGGTGACCGCGGCACACACCCGCGAGCAGCTGACCCGTGCCCTTGGCGGGCTGCAGCGCACCGGTGTGGGCGGCGGCGTCGGGCTCTTCGTCGAGAACGACGCCGACGACCCGACCCGCTACGTCGTCTACCTCACCCAGTCCGGACTCGGTCTGCCCGACGAGGCCTACTACCGCGACGACACCCACGCGCAGGTGCGCACGGCCTACGTGGCGCACGTCGCGGCGATGCTGGCCCTCGCCGGCGTGGTCACCGAGGCGGAGGCGCACGGTGCCGCCGAGCGCATCATGGCGCTGGAGACGAAGCTTGCGGCCGGCCACTGGGACAACGTGCGCAGCCGGGATGCCCAGGCCACGCACAACCCGAGCACCCTGGCCGCCCTCGCCGAGCAGGCACCCGGCTTCGACTGGGCCCTCTGGGCCGGCGCCCTCGGCGCCCCGGAGGGCGCGATGGCGGACCTGATCGTGCGCCAGCCCTCCTACCTCGCGGCGTTCGCCGAGACCTGGGCCACCGAGGACGTCGACCTGTGGCGGCTGTGGCTGACCTGGCGGGTGATCCGGTCCCGTGCGGCGTACCTGCCGGAGGCGTTCGTCGAGGAGAACTTCGACTTCTACGGGCGCACGCTCACCGGCGCCCAGGAGGTCCGCGAGCGCTGGAAGCGAGGCGTCTCCCTGGTCGAGGGGGTGCTCGGTGAGGCGATCGGCAAGATCTACGTCTCGCGCCACTTCCCGCCGTCCCACAAGGACGCCATGGACACTCTGGTCGCGGACCTGATCGAGGCCTACCGTCGCTCGATCACGGAGCTGGACTGGATGAGCCCGGCCACCCGCGAGCGGGCGCTGGCCAAGCTGGACGCCTTCACACCCAAGATCGGCTACCCCGCGAAGTGGCGGGACTACTCCGCACTGGCCGTGGACGAGACGGACCTGATCGGCAACGTCCGGGCCGCGAGCGCGTTCGAGACGGACTACGAGCTCGGCAAGATCGGCAAGCCGATCGACCGGGACGAGTGGTTCATGCCGCCGCAGATGGTGAACGCCTACTACAACCCCGCGATGAACGAGATCGTGTTCCCCGCGGCCATCCTGCAGCCGCCGTTCTTCGACGCCGACGCCGACGCCGCGACCAACTACGGCGCCATCGGTGCGGTCATCGGCCACGAGATCGGGCACGGCTTCGACGACCAGGGCAGCCGCTACGACGGCGAGGGCCGCCTGCACGACTGGTGGGAGGCGAGCGACCGCGAGGAGTTCGAGAAGCGCACCAAGGTCCTCATCGACCAGTACGGCGCCATCTCCCCCGCACAGCTGAACGGCTCGCACCACGTCAACGGCGCCCTGACCATCGGGGAGAACATCGGGGACATCGGTGGGCTCGGCATCGCCATCAAGGCCTACCGGATCGCCCTCGAGCGGCAGGGCCGCACCGAGGGTGAGGTCATCGACGGGGAGAGCGACCTGGAGCGGCTGTTCTTCTCGTGGGCGCGCGGCTGGCGTCTGAAGGCCCGCGACGAGGAGATGATCCGGCTGCTGTCGATCGACCCGCACTCCCCCGACGAGGTCCGTTGCAACGCGGTGGTGCGCAACATCGACGAGTTCCACACGACGTTCGGGGTGCGCCCCGGGGACGGGATGTGGCTCGAGGAGTCCGAGCGCGTCCGGATCTGGTGA
- a CDS encoding ribose-5-phosphate isomerase: MRIHIAADHAGFELKSALIAHLAGAGHDVVDHGAEDYDALDDYPSFCFAAGEAVVAEPGTLGIVIGGSGNGEQIAANKVTGVRAALAWSTETAKLGRQHNDANVVAVGARQHSEAESIAIVEAFLAEPFSNDERHQRRIDQLAAYEAAR, from the coding sequence ATGCGCATCCACATCGCCGCCGACCACGCCGGTTTCGAGCTCAAGTCCGCACTGATCGCCCACCTCGCCGGTGCCGGTCACGATGTGGTGGACCACGGCGCCGAGGACTACGACGCCCTCGACGACTACCCGTCGTTCTGCTTCGCCGCCGGAGAGGCCGTCGTGGCCGAGCCCGGCACGCTGGGCATCGTCATCGGCGGCAGCGGCAACGGGGAGCAGATCGCCGCGAACAAGGTCACCGGGGTGCGCGCCGCGCTCGCCTGGAGCACGGAGACCGCGAAGCTCGGCCGCCAGCACAACGACGCGAACGTCGTCGCCGTCGGAGCCCGCCAGCACAGCGAGGCCGAGTCGATCGCGATCGTCGAGGCGTTCCTCGCCGAGCCGTTCTCGAACGACGAGCGGCACCAGCGCCGCATCGACCAGCTCGCCGCCTACGAGGCCGCCCGCTGA
- the epsC gene encoding serine O-acetyltransferase EpsC — MHHLPLRALIAEDLATARRRDPAARTRVEVALTYSGVHALWLHRVAHKVWHVSPLLRLPARIISQLARTLTGVEIHPGAVIGRRFFIDHGMGVVIGETAEVGEDVLMFHGSTLGGRTMSHGKRHPTVGNNVVIGAGAKVLGPVTIGSDVQIGANAVVVKDVADGDVVVGVPGRPRPRPAEASPEDLIDPAIYI, encoded by the coding sequence GTGCACCATCTGCCACTGCGCGCACTGATCGCGGAGGACCTGGCCACGGCGCGCCGTCGGGACCCGGCGGCGCGCACCCGGGTCGAGGTCGCGCTGACCTACTCCGGGGTGCACGCCCTGTGGCTGCACCGGGTCGCGCACAAGGTGTGGCACGTCTCGCCGCTGCTGCGGCTGCCGGCCCGGATCATCTCCCAGCTGGCGCGCACGCTCACGGGGGTGGAGATCCACCCCGGCGCCGTGATCGGCCGGCGATTCTTCATCGACCACGGGATGGGTGTCGTCATCGGTGAGACCGCCGAGGTCGGCGAGGACGTCCTGATGTTCCACGGGTCGACCCTCGGCGGGCGCACCATGTCGCACGGCAAGCGCCACCCGACCGTCGGGAACAACGTGGTGATCGGAGCCGGGGCGAAGGTCCTCGGACCGGTCACCATCGGCAGCGACGTGCAGATCGGCGCGAACGCCGTCGTGGTCAAGGACGTGGCCGACGGCGACGTGGTGGTGGGCGTGCCCGGTCGCCCGCGGCCCCGGCCGGCCGAGGCATCCCCCGAGGACCTGATCGACCCGGCGATCTACATCTGA
- a CDS encoding DoxX family protein — translation MNVALWIVAGLLALLFLFAGANKVLIPYDTLSRAPLSEWVSHVSPGLVKVIGVFEILGALGLILPAVTGIAPVLVPVAALGLATVMAGAALLHVRLRDPKHLTLNLVYLALALFVAIGALVTGHPA, via the coding sequence ATGAACGTCGCCCTCTGGATCGTCGCCGGACTGCTCGCCCTGTTGTTCCTGTTCGCCGGCGCCAACAAGGTCCTGATCCCCTACGACACGCTGTCCAGGGCTCCGCTGTCCGAGTGGGTCAGCCACGTGAGCCCGGGCCTGGTCAAGGTCATCGGCGTCTTCGAGATCCTCGGCGCCCTCGGTCTGATCCTTCCCGCCGTGACCGGTATCGCGCCGGTCCTGGTGCCGGTCGCGGCGCTCGGGCTTGCCACCGTCATGGCGGGCGCCGCTCTCCTGCACGTCCGGCTGCGCGACCCGAAGCACCTGACGTTGAACCTGGTCTACCTCGCCCTGGCCCTGTTCGTCGCCATCGGCGCCCTCGTCACCGGACACCCGGCCTGA
- a CDS encoding glycosyltransferase, whose protein sequence is MSHAYLFALVDGGGTVPPELGVARRLIERGHRVRVLGEDSMAADVAATGATFVPWRHAPNRPDRSVAHTAYRDWETTDPLALARGMADHMIAGPASGQARDVAAAIEGERPDLVLASFTALGAMIGAEAEGVPFDVLLPNIYTMPAPGMPPMGLGLPPATGRPGLLRDRAVNAMSTRLLGRYGLDRVNAARAAHGLAPVPTIWDQVHRARRELVMTSPEFDFPATLPANVRYVGPVLDDPSWAGGDWTPPPGDEPLVLVAMSSTFQDQTGCLQRITDALGTLVVRGLVTTGPALDPAVIHASPNVRVVTAAPHAQVLPVATAVVTHGGHGTVIKALAAGLPTVVLPHGRDQADNAVRITARGAGITISRESSTPVIARAINRVLSDPAFARAARELGAAVAADAAGDVLIRELENLEDATPAEG, encoded by the coding sequence GTGTCGCACGCGTACCTGTTCGCCCTCGTCGACGGTGGCGGCACGGTTCCGCCCGAACTCGGGGTCGCGCGACGGCTGATTGAGCGCGGTCATCGGGTGCGGGTGCTCGGAGAGGACTCCATGGCCGCCGACGTCGCGGCCACCGGGGCCACGTTCGTGCCCTGGCGGCATGCGCCGAACCGGCCCGACCGCAGCGTCGCGCACACCGCCTACCGGGACTGGGAGACCACCGATCCCCTCGCCCTCGCCCGAGGCATGGCCGACCACATGATCGCCGGCCCCGCGTCCGGCCAGGCCCGCGACGTGGCGGCCGCCATCGAGGGGGAGCGGCCGGACCTCGTGCTCGCCTCCTTCACCGCCCTCGGGGCGATGATCGGCGCCGAGGCCGAGGGGGTGCCGTTCGATGTGCTGCTGCCGAACATCTACACGATGCCGGCGCCGGGGATGCCACCGATGGGGCTCGGGCTGCCGCCTGCCACCGGTCGCCCGGGACTGCTGCGCGACCGGGCCGTGAACGCGATGAGCACCCGGCTGCTCGGACGCTACGGCCTTGACCGGGTCAACGCGGCGCGTGCCGCGCACGGACTCGCCCCGGTACCCACGATCTGGGACCAGGTCCACCGCGCCCGCCGCGAGCTGGTCATGACCAGCCCCGAGTTCGACTTCCCGGCCACCCTCCCGGCCAACGTCCGATACGTCGGACCGGTGCTCGACGACCCATCCTGGGCCGGCGGGGACTGGACCCCGCCTCCTGGCGACGAGCCCCTGGTCCTGGTCGCGATGTCCTCGACGTTCCAGGATCAGACCGGGTGCCTGCAACGCATCACCGATGCCCTCGGGACGCTGGTGGTGCGCGGCCTGGTGACCACCGGACCGGCACTCGACCCAGCGGTGATCCACGCCTCCCCGAACGTGCGCGTGGTGACCGCCGCACCGCACGCCCAGGTGCTCCCGGTGGCGACCGCCGTCGTGACCCACGGCGGCCATGGGACCGTGATCAAGGCACTGGCCGCCGGCCTGCCCACCGTGGTGCTCCCGCACGGGCGGGACCAGGCGGACAACGCCGTGCGGATCACGGCCCGCGGCGCCGGGATCACGATCTCGCGGGAGTCCTCGACGCCGGTGATCGCCCGTGCGATCAACCGGGTGCTCTCCGACCCTGCCTTCGCCAGGGCGGCGCGGGAGCTGGGCGCGGCCGTCGCAGCGGATGCCGCCGGCGATGTGCTGATCCGTGAGCTCGAGAACCTCGAGGATGCAACACCCGCCGAGGGTTGA
- a CDS encoding PadR family transcriptional regulator, producing MPRRMTNLLGLAVLVYLEERPMHAYELHRQLLDRDAAQTFRLSYGALYSVVRQLDAAGFISPSGTDRAGRMPERTTYTVTGEGRAETRRWLSRLIAEPQHEYPAFAAALSLIVVLPLDDARTLLEARLERLGGDVAAIAEQRTAIVAGGLHPIFVIEDEYRERVLGAEADFIQTLLDRLDDPDAGWTEPWRAYHQGVVGAPENPADTTGEPS from the coding sequence ATGCCCCGACGAATGACGAACCTGCTCGGCCTCGCCGTGCTCGTCTACCTCGAAGAACGACCGATGCACGCCTACGAGCTGCATCGCCAGTTGCTCGATCGCGATGCCGCGCAGACCTTCCGGCTGAGCTACGGCGCGCTCTACAGCGTGGTCCGGCAGCTCGATGCGGCGGGCTTCATCAGTCCATCGGGCACCGACCGCGCCGGCCGAATGCCCGAGCGCACCACCTACACGGTGACCGGCGAGGGCCGTGCCGAGACGCGCCGGTGGCTCAGTCGCCTCATCGCCGAGCCGCAGCATGAGTACCCCGCCTTCGCGGCCGCGCTCTCGCTCATCGTCGTGCTGCCCCTGGACGACGCGCGCACCCTGCTGGAAGCCCGGCTGGAGCGTCTCGGGGGCGACGTCGCGGCCATCGCCGAGCAACGCACCGCGATCGTCGCCGGCGGGCTGCACCCGATCTTCGTGATCGAGGACGAGTACCGCGAGCGGGTGCTCGGCGCCGAGGCCGACTTCATCCAGACCCTGCTCGACCGCCTCGACGACCCGGATGCCGGCTGGACCGAGCCCTGGCGTGCCTACCACCAGGGGGTCGTCGGCGCTCCCGAGAACCCCGCGGACACCACAGGAGAACCGTCATGA
- a CDS encoding MGMT family protein — translation MRDVAEDYVEAVLDLVAQIPPGRASTYGVIAEAARERTGKGSARTVGRVMALYGSDVPWWRVVTASGAAAERVAGRALEALRAEGVPLTAHDPPRVDLREAGWEPGEEAESA, via the coding sequence GTGAGAGACGTCGCCGAGGACTACGTCGAGGCCGTGCTCGACCTGGTCGCCCAGATCCCGCCGGGCCGTGCGAGCACCTACGGGGTGATCGCCGAGGCCGCCCGCGAGCGCACCGGCAAGGGCAGTGCCCGCACCGTCGGCCGGGTGATGGCCCTGTACGGGTCGGACGTGCCGTGGTGGCGGGTGGTCACCGCGAGCGGTGCCGCCGCCGAGCGGGTGGCCGGGCGCGCCCTCGAGGCGTTGCGCGCCGAAGGTGTCCCGCTGACCGCGCACGACCCGCCGCGGGTGGACCTGCGCGAGGCCGGCTGGGAGCCCGGCGAGGAAGCCGAGAGCGCCTAG
- a CDS encoding rhodanese-like domain-containing protein: protein MAITTGTTWDIVLNAAPTRATTLEQAVSARAAYQDALHSRAVVVDLRPADDRAGSGSIHPDLGAVTIEPRELPTWLVHNGRGADAILLTQDGTLAAELATGLDAVGIARTTYVTGGFIAWRTAGLPVITAG from the coding sequence ATGGCCATCACCACCGGCACCACCTGGGACATCGTCCTCAACGCGGCCCCGACCCGCGCCACCACCCTCGAGCAGGCCGTGAGCGCCCGCGCCGCCTACCAGGACGCGCTCCACTCGCGCGCCGTGGTGGTGGACCTGCGCCCGGCGGACGACCGGGCCGGATCCGGATCGATCCACCCGGATCTCGGCGCCGTCACGATCGAGCCGCGGGAACTGCCGACCTGGCTCGTGCACAACGGCCGCGGCGCGGACGCGATCCTGCTCACCCAGGACGGCACCCTGGCGGCCGAGCTCGCGACCGGGCTCGACGCCGTCGGGATCGCCCGGACCACCTACGTCACCGGGGGCTTCATCGCCTGGCGAACCGCCGGGCTCCCGGTGATCACCGCCGGCTGA